Below is a genomic region from Methanolobus sediminis.
CACATCACGCCTCATTCCGTGTGAAAGGAAAAGGGCTGAATTGACACATCTGCAGAGAATGTCCATTCTTCCGGCAGAGCCTGGAAGGTCGTTTAAGGAGAAATCTCCGCTTGTCATTGCTTTATGTCCTATTATCACAAAATCTTTCATTGAATTTCCTCAGTTATAATTGATTATTTGAATTCCTGTTTGTAGTATGGATCAGTTCTCGCCTTTCAGCAGCATCTTTGCAAGGGCTGCTGCTATCTGGCGATAATCCATATCGTCGGATGCTATGCCAGCAACGAAATCATCATATTTATCAAGCTTACCACGCCTGATAAGCATTTTAATCTCATCTGCAACCCTGTTCTCTTTTATATCCTCTATGTCACGGTTGCTTGGAAGTTCCCTTTTATCAATGGCAGTATTAGTGGTCCCTTCTATGGTTTCCAGTTTTGCCTTTTCTTTTGTAGTTACAAAGCTATATGCAAGTCCGGGTCTGCCGGCACGTGCTGTCCTTCCTATCCGGTGTACGTATATTTCAGGGTCATGCGGCAGGTCATAATTAAAGACCACTTCAATATTATCGACATCGATGCCCCTTGCAGCAACATCAGTGGCAATAAGGATGCCTATGTCCTCATCCCTGAATTTGTTCATGCGCTGCTCTCTCTTATTTTGTTTGACATCTCCGTGGAGTGCATCTGCAGGATATCCTCTGGAGCGCAGCTTGATGACAAGTTTGTCAACTTCTTTCTTGGTATTACAAAAGACAAGCGCTGATTTGATGTTCTCAGCTTCCAGAAGTCTTCTAAGGGATTCCGGTTTTGCGTTGTCCTTCACTTCAAAATAATATTGTTTCACCTGGGGAACTGTCATTTTTTCCTGTACAACTTTAATATGTACGGGATTATTCTGATACATCTCTGTCAGTTTTAGTATTGGTTCCGGCATTGTTGCTGAGAAAAGAAGTGTCTGCCTGTCTGTCGGTGTGCTGTTAAGTATTCTCTCTATATCGTCCCTGAAACC
It encodes:
- a CDS encoding DEAD/DEAH box helicase yields the protein MEAEFFKGLYLSKEIRKSIREMGFRKATEIQEKCIPAIMDGKDVIGHAQTGTGKTAAFGIPLMEMLEPDKRKTQALVLCPTRELAIQVAEELGKLAKYIQEMQILPVYGGAAMESQANGLKNGAQIVVGTPGRIIDHLERENFHTDDIGIVVLDEADEMLNMGFRDDIERILNSTPTDRQTLLFSATMPEPILKLTEMYQNNPVHIKVVQEKMTVPQVKQYYFEVKDNAKPESLRRLLEAENIKSALVFCNTKKEVDKLVIKLRSRGYPADALHGDVKQNKREQRMNKFRDEDIGILIATDVAARGIDVDNIEVVFNYDLPHDPEIYVHRIGRTARAGRPGLAYSFVTTKEKAKLETIEGTTNTAIDKRELPSNRDIEDIKENRVADEIKMLIRRGKLDKYDDFVAGIASDDMDYRQIAAALAKMLLKGEN